A window of the Brassica napus cultivar Da-Ae chromosome C5, Da-Ae, whole genome shotgun sequence genome harbors these coding sequences:
- the LOC111205578 gene encoding uncharacterized protein LOC111205578, protein MVSSVPILIGTNFSEWKEKVEFTLDVLDLDLALREEEPSQLTNESIEEEKAFHKAWEKANRLSIMFLRMTIASNIITSLPVAEKAKAYLAAIEERFTTADKSLAGKLMADLTTLKHDGTRSMHEHCIEMTNLAVKLKGLGMSVDDSFLVQFILNSLPPQYGPFQINYNAIVEKWTSIELANKQVQEESRLGREGIKVAHYVQGAGPKAGKRHQPSHKRAPPRMNDSNQVNEKKTRKDD, encoded by the coding sequence ATGGTCTCTTCTGTCCCCATCCTCATTGGAACCAACTTCTCCGAATGGAAAGAGAAAGTTGAGTTCACATTAGATGTACTAGATTTGGACTTGGCACTTCGTGAAGAAGAGCCTAGCCAACTCACTAATGAAAGTATTGAGGAAGAAAAGGCTTTCCATAAAGCGTGGGAGAAAGCTAACAGATTGAGCATCATGTTCTTAAGGATGACAATAGCTAGCAACATCATAACTTCCCTTCCAGTTGCAGAGAAAGCTAAAGCTTATCTAGCGGCTATAGAAGAACGGTTTACGACTGCAGACAAATCCCTTGCTGGAAAACTTATGGCAGATCTTACAACCTTGAAACATGATGGCACAAGGTCTATGCATGAACATTGCATTGAAATGACCAATCTTGCGGTAAAGTTAAAGGGTTTAGGAATGAGTGTGGATGATTCATTTCTTGTCCAGTTTATCCTAAACTCTTTACCTCCTCAGTATGGACCATTCCAAATCAATTACAACGCCATTGTTGAAAAGTGGACGTCGATTGAATTGGCTAACAAACAGGTCCAAGAGGAATCAAGGCTTGGTCGTGAAGGTATTAAGGTTGCCCACTATGTCCAAGGAGCTGGACCTAAAGCTGGGAAAAGACATCAACCAAGTCATAAAAGAGCACCACCCAGGATGAATGATTCTAATCAAGTCAATGAGAAGAAGACAAGAAAAGATGACTGA